One window of Thermus oshimai DSM 12092 genomic DNA carries:
- a CDS encoding methylglyoxal synthase produces MQALALIAHDAKKEEMVAFCLAHRPLLARFPLLATGTTGARIEEATGLPVERVLSGPLGGDQQIGARVAEGKVLAVFFFQDPLTPKPHEPDVQALLRVCNVHNVPIATNPKAAEALLFWLGTHAP; encoded by the coding sequence ATGCAGGCCCTCGCCCTCATCGCCCACGATGCCAAGAAGGAGGAGATGGTGGCCTTCTGCCTGGCCCACCGCCCCCTCCTCGCCCGCTTTCCCCTCCTGGCCACGGGCACCACGGGGGCCCGGATAGAGGAGGCCACCGGGCTTCCCGTGGAAAGGGTCCTCTCGGGGCCCCTCGGGGGGGACCAGCAGATCGGGGCCCGGGTGGCGGAGGGGAAGGTCCTGGCGGTCTTCTTCTTCCAAGACCCCCTCACCCCCAAGCCCCACGAGCCCGACGTCCAGGCCCTCCTAAGGGTGTGCAACGTCCATAACGTCCCCATCGCCACCAACCCAAAGGCGGCGGAGGCCCTCCTCTTTTGGCTCGGGACACACGCCCCCTAG
- a CDS encoding nucleotide pyrophosphohydrolase, whose protein sequence is MGLTFAEAQKEVDAWIGRFEEGYFPPLLMLARLAEELGEVARVLAHRHGKTPKPGEEEGDLEEEVGDLLFVLVSLANSQGIDLERAFRKVMAKYQARDGARWTPKDDGPMLK, encoded by the coding sequence ATGGGCCTTACCTTCGCCGAAGCCCAGAAAGAGGTGGACGCCTGGATTGGCCGGTTTGAGGAGGGCTACTTCCCGCCCCTCCTCATGCTGGCCCGGCTTGCGGAGGAACTGGGGGAGGTGGCCCGGGTTCTGGCCCACCGGCACGGGAAGACCCCCAAGCCCGGGGAGGAGGAGGGGGACCTGGAGGAGGAGGTGGGGGACCTCCTTTTCGTCCTCGTTTCCCTGGCCAACAGCCAGGGGATTGACCTGGAACGGGCCTTCCGAAAGGTTATGGCCAAGTACCAGGCCCGCGACGGGGCGCGCTGGACCCCAAAGGACGACGGGCCTATGCTAAAATAA